A stretch of the Streptomyces sp. NBC_00078 genome encodes the following:
- a CDS encoding APC family permease: MIRVDSQTVEPTQTVQSPSAAGRLKPNSLGVLGILFFVLSAQAPLTGIAGAVPIAVAIGNGAGAPAAYAAVGAVILLFSVGFVAMGRHVVDAGAFYTYIGKGLGRPIGSGSAGVALFAYCAVQAAMYGLYGFIVSGLVEQYTGLSAPWWVWVLVTMVIVQILGAAGIEMGAKILAVFVLAEFSILFVFALVTLFKGGGPEGLGFAHSFSPHAALQGAPGVALMFAVASMFGFEATAIYGEEAREPRRTVPRATYLSVMVVTVFFAFTSWMLVSAHGASNATATAGKALESGDATSWVFAPITAQFGGWAGDALPILLTTSLFAGVLAFHNSANRYLFSLGRDGLLPRGLTAVNRRHSPWVAGGVQTVISLVLVMPFALLGKDPVLSLFSWFSGVAVLAVMLLYFLTSVSVVVFFRRERLDTRAWNTLIAPVLGALGIAGAIWLILANFTTLIGGDQDTAMWLELTVPAVLVLGVIAARLTRGRAMADV; encoded by the coding sequence GTGATCCGCGTGGACAGTCAGACGGTCGAACCAACACAGACCGTGCAGAGCCCCTCCGCTGCAGGGCGGCTCAAACCCAACTCCCTCGGTGTTCTGGGAATCCTCTTCTTCGTTCTCTCCGCGCAGGCGCCGCTGACCGGCATAGCCGGTGCCGTGCCCATCGCCGTCGCCATCGGCAACGGCGCGGGTGCGCCCGCCGCGTATGCCGCGGTCGGCGCCGTCATCCTGCTGTTCTCCGTCGGCTTCGTCGCCATGGGGCGACATGTCGTGGACGCCGGCGCCTTCTACACCTACATCGGCAAGGGGCTCGGCCGCCCCATCGGCTCCGGGAGCGCAGGAGTCGCGCTCTTCGCCTACTGTGCGGTCCAGGCCGCCATGTACGGCTTGTACGGCTTCATCGTCAGCGGCCTGGTCGAGCAGTACACGGGGCTGAGCGCACCGTGGTGGGTCTGGGTCCTGGTCACCATGGTGATCGTCCAGATCCTCGGTGCCGCCGGGATCGAGATGGGCGCCAAGATCCTCGCCGTCTTCGTCCTGGCCGAGTTCAGCATCCTGTTCGTCTTCGCCCTGGTGACCCTCTTCAAGGGCGGCGGTCCCGAGGGGCTGGGCTTCGCCCACAGCTTCTCGCCCCATGCGGCCCTGCAGGGGGCACCGGGCGTGGCGCTGATGTTCGCTGTGGCGTCGATGTTCGGCTTCGAGGCCACCGCGATCTACGGCGAGGAGGCACGGGAGCCCCGCAGGACCGTCCCCCGGGCCACGTACCTGTCCGTCATGGTCGTCACCGTCTTCTTCGCCTTCACCTCGTGGATGCTGGTCTCCGCCCATGGCGCCTCGAACGCCACCGCGACCGCCGGGAAGGCACTGGAGAGCGGCGACGCCACGTCCTGGGTCTTCGCGCCGATCACCGCGCAGTTCGGCGGCTGGGCAGGCGACGCGCTGCCCATCCTGCTGACCACCTCCCTCTTCGCCGGCGTCCTCGCCTTCCACAACTCCGCCAACCGCTACCTGTTCTCGCTCGGCCGCGACGGCCTGCTGCCGCGCGGGCTGACCGCGGTCAACCGACGCCACTCGCCCTGGGTGGCCGGCGGCGTGCAGACCGTGATCTCGCTCGTGTTGGTCATGCCCTTCGCGCTGCTGGGCAAGGACCCGGTGCTGAGCCTCTTCTCCTGGTTCAGTGGGGTCGCGGTGCTGGCGGTCATGCTCCTGTACTTCCTGACCTCCGTCTCGGTGGTCGTGTTCTTCCGCCGGGAACGGCTGGACACTCGCGCCTGGAACACGCTGATCGCCCCCGTCCTGGGTGCGCTCGGCATCGCCGGTGCCATCTGGCTGATCCTGGCCAACTTCACCACCCTCATCGGCGGGGACCAGGACACGGCGATGTGGCTGGAGCTCACCGTCCCGGCGGTCCTGGTCCTGGGCGTCATCGCCGCGCGACTGACTCGTGGCAGGGCGATGGCCGACGTCTGA
- a CDS encoding TetR/AcrR family transcriptional regulator, with translation MTEATGTPEGPRPRKRVNYGEGREALLNAAVRVVARGGLRKLTYRAVAEEAGVTHGLVVHHFGTRDALIEEALAHTVRSSLSVSAVEPGTGKVSDFSTGVSEMVTADPDTQVFQYELLLESRRRPELLPLIRGLYDEYFDATERELSRILPEGANRAMTRLVFAALDGLVLHQLVLGGGPEVTDAAIEELRSLLRLLDADADGESAGDSGA, from the coding sequence ATGACCGAAGCCACCGGGACCCCTGAGGGCCCCAGGCCGCGCAAGCGGGTGAACTACGGGGAGGGCCGGGAGGCCCTGCTCAACGCGGCCGTGCGAGTGGTGGCCCGGGGCGGTCTGCGCAAGCTCACCTATCGCGCGGTGGCGGAGGAGGCAGGGGTCACCCACGGTCTTGTCGTCCACCACTTCGGCACCCGCGACGCGCTGATCGAGGAGGCGCTCGCCCACACCGTACGCTCCAGCCTGAGCGTCAGCGCGGTCGAGCCGGGGACCGGCAAGGTGTCCGACTTCTCGACCGGAGTGTCCGAGATGGTCACGGCCGATCCGGACACCCAGGTCTTCCAGTACGAGCTGCTGCTCGAATCCCGGCGAAGGCCGGAGCTGCTGCCGCTGATCCGTGGGCTGTACGACGAGTACTTCGATGCCACCGAGCGGGAGCTGTCCCGGATACTCCCCGAGGGTGCGAACCGGGCGATGACGCGACTGGTCTTCGCCGCCCTCGACGGTCTCGTCCTGCACCAGCTCGTTCTGGGCGGCGGACCCGAGGTCACTGACGCGGCCATCGAGGAGCTCCGCTCCCTGCTGCGGTTGCTCGACGCCGACGCAGACGGCGAGAGTGCGGGCGACAGCGGCGCCTGA
- a CDS encoding MarR family winged helix-turn-helix transcriptional regulator, translated as MPGHRSITEAEKLAAAKLGGIPIRHEQMAVVANIHRAASAVRQHLENSVLRGSDLTWTAFVVLWVVWVWGESETRHVAEEAGISKGTLTGVARTLEARGLMRRGGHPTDGRLVLLSLTDDGEELMRRVFPQFNEEEAFVAEQLDDDECRSVADGLRRVVLQVEEHGEERRRALLNGAEPALRRSGRRPKPKA; from the coding sequence GTGCCCGGCCATCGATCCATCACCGAAGCCGAGAAGCTGGCCGCTGCGAAGCTCGGCGGCATCCCGATCCGCCATGAGCAGATGGCTGTGGTGGCCAATATCCACCGGGCGGCCTCGGCGGTACGGCAGCATCTGGAGAACTCCGTACTCCGCGGATCCGATCTCACCTGGACGGCGTTCGTCGTGCTCTGGGTGGTCTGGGTCTGGGGCGAGTCGGAGACCCGGCACGTGGCTGAGGAAGCGGGGATCTCCAAGGGCACACTCACTGGGGTCGCGCGCACGCTGGAGGCTCGGGGGCTAATGCGGCGGGGCGGACATCCCACCGACGGGAGGCTGGTTCTGCTCAGCCTCACGGACGATGGTGAGGAACTGATGCGGCGGGTGTTTCCGCAGTTCAACGAGGAGGAGGCATTCGTGGCCGAGCAGCTGGACGACGACGAGTGCCGCAGCGTCGCGGACGGACTGCGGCGAGTTGTGCTCCAGGTCGAGGAGCACGGCGAGGAGCGTCGGCGCGCCCTGCTGAACGGTGCCGAGCCCGCCCTGCGTCGCAGTGGTCGCCGTCCGAAGCCGAAGGCGTGA
- a CDS encoding ricin-type beta-trefoil lectin domain protein has product MHTSRRLSARLTATASATCLAAVGLTLAPAADASAAGAPQGGHVYSLTAANSGKNAAVLSDSLANGATVVQKTASGGPGQLWEAVDHGDGTFSLVNINSGKCMDVQNGSTNAGAAIIQWPCTGASNQNWTFSGSEIVSARSGLCLDVSDGSAAEDHRIIQWTCKTTANANQQWSLTERLRSATWGPAMTSGGQSFNAQTLRMVVHNNTSGAGLRIRLSNLRSTTALSVGAVTVAVQSSGATAVAGTTHTVTFGRSATPTIPAGQELTSDVIPMPVVAEQNLLVSVYLPGTTGASTYHNDAHQTSYLSAAGTGNHAAEEAATNFTATTNHWFYVAGLDVVSPTAKGTVVAIGDSITDGSSATDNTNRRWPDYLARRLQAESGGQRLGVVDAGIGGNRVVTDSPSAPQGIAAKTRFSHDVLTQPGVKNVILLEGINDINNTTPTPADQIIAGYQTMINQAHTAGVRIIGGTILPNSTQTAAKAAIRAQVNDWIRTSGAFDAVIDFDAALRDPANPAQLLPAYDSGDHLHPNSAGMQALANTVNLSLLTS; this is encoded by the coding sequence ATGCACACCTCCCGAAGACTCTCCGCCAGACTCACGGCCACGGCATCCGCCACCTGCCTGGCCGCTGTCGGACTCACCCTCGCCCCGGCGGCAGACGCCTCGGCGGCGGGCGCGCCGCAGGGCGGCCACGTCTACTCCCTGACGGCGGCCAACAGCGGCAAGAACGCCGCCGTGCTGTCGGACTCCCTGGCCAACGGCGCGACGGTCGTGCAGAAGACCGCCTCCGGGGGCCCCGGCCAGTTGTGGGAGGCGGTCGACCACGGCGACGGCACCTTCTCGCTGGTCAACATCAACAGCGGCAAGTGCATGGACGTCCAGAACGGCTCCACGAACGCGGGGGCCGCGATCATCCAGTGGCCCTGCACCGGCGCCAGCAACCAGAACTGGACCTTCAGCGGTTCGGAGATCGTCTCCGCCCGCAGCGGCCTGTGCCTGGACGTCTCCGACGGCTCCGCCGCGGAGGACCACCGGATCATCCAGTGGACCTGCAAGACCACGGCCAACGCCAACCAGCAGTGGAGCCTGACCGAGCGCCTGCGCTCCGCCACCTGGGGCCCGGCCATGACCAGCGGCGGCCAGAGTTTCAACGCGCAGACCCTCCGGATGGTCGTCCACAACAACACCTCCGGCGCGGGGCTGCGCATCCGGCTGTCCAACCTGCGCAGCACGACCGCCCTCTCGGTCGGTGCCGTCACGGTGGCCGTCCAGTCCAGCGGCGCCACCGCGGTCGCGGGCACCACACACACCGTCACCTTCGGCCGGTCGGCCACGCCGACCATCCCCGCCGGGCAGGAACTGACCAGCGACGTCATCCCGATGCCGGTCGTCGCGGAGCAGAACCTGCTGGTGAGCGTCTACCTCCCGGGCACCACCGGCGCCTCCACCTACCACAACGACGCCCACCAGACCTCCTACCTGTCCGCCGCGGGCACCGGCAACCACGCCGCCGAGGAGGCCGCGACGAACTTCACCGCCACCACGAACCACTGGTTCTACGTCGCCGGACTCGACGTCGTGTCACCCACGGCCAAGGGAACCGTCGTGGCCATCGGCGACTCCATCACCGACGGCTCCAGCGCCACCGACAACACCAACCGGCGCTGGCCCGACTACCTCGCCCGGCGGCTGCAGGCCGAGTCCGGCGGCCAGCGCCTCGGCGTGGTCGACGCTGGTATCGGCGGCAACCGGGTGGTCACCGACAGCCCGAGCGCGCCGCAGGGCATCGCGGCCAAGACCCGGTTCTCCCACGACGTCCTGACCCAGCCGGGCGTGAAGAACGTCATCCTGCTGGAGGGCATCAACGACATCAACAACACCACCCCCACCCCCGCCGACCAGATCATCGCCGGCTACCAGACCATGATCAACCAGGCACACACGGCCGGTGTCCGAATAATCGGCGGGACCATCCTGCCGAACTCCACACAGACCGCAGCCAAGGCCGCCATCCGCGCCCAGGTCAACGACTGGATCCGCACCAGCGGCGCCTTCGACGCGGTGATCGACTTCGACGCGGCGCTCCGCGACCCGGCCAACCCGGCGCAACTGCTCCCCGCCTACGACAGCGGCGACCATCTGCACCCCAACAGCGCGGGCATGCAGGCCCTCGCCAACACGGTGAACCTCTCCCTGCTCACCTCCTGA
- a CDS encoding aldehyde dehydrogenase, translated as MLDITHEDWLRRAKALDVSGAHHIDGADEPGGGQSYPALSPRDGQVLAHVADAQPAEVDAAVAAARRAFDSGPWPRLAPADRGRVLLRIADLLEEQRHRLALTVSLEMGKPITDAYDIELRAAINTFRWYGQLADKLTDESPHTAPDALALVTREPAGVVGAVVPWNFPLTLAGWKVAPALAAGCTVVLKPSENSPLSALLLGRLATEAGLPPGVLNVVTGDGPTAGRAIGLHPDVDVLAFTGSTAVGRHFLRYAADSNLKRVWLELGGKSPNIILPDAPDLEKAAETAAWGIFFNQGEMCTAPSRLLVHSSVAERVTDTIVARARELRIGDPLDPATEMGALVGERHLRRVLGHIGTGLNEGARLRAGGSRILTDTGGSYLQPTVFDHVDPGMRLAREEIFGPVLSVLTFDDLDEAVALANDTEYGLAAGLWTSDLSTAHQVSRALKAGTVWVNCYEEGDLTVPFGGVKQSGNGRDKSAHAIEKYTELKTTWIQL; from the coding sequence ATGCTGGACATCACCCACGAAGACTGGCTGCGCCGGGCCAAGGCACTGGACGTGTCAGGTGCGCACCACATCGACGGCGCCGACGAACCCGGCGGCGGGCAGTCCTACCCGGCCCTCTCGCCCCGCGACGGGCAGGTGCTGGCGCACGTGGCCGACGCCCAGCCCGCCGAGGTGGACGCCGCTGTGGCCGCCGCGCGCCGGGCCTTCGACTCGGGGCCGTGGCCACGCCTCGCACCTGCCGACCGGGGCCGGGTCCTGTTGCGGATCGCTGATCTGCTGGAGGAGCAGCGTCACCGGCTGGCGCTGACGGTCAGCCTGGAGATGGGCAAGCCGATCACGGACGCGTACGACATCGAGCTGCGCGCCGCGATCAACACCTTTCGGTGGTACGGGCAGCTGGCGGACAAGCTCACCGACGAGTCGCCGCACACCGCGCCCGACGCGCTCGCCCTGGTCACCCGCGAACCGGCGGGTGTCGTCGGCGCGGTCGTCCCCTGGAACTTCCCTCTCACACTGGCGGGCTGGAAGGTCGCTCCGGCGCTCGCGGCCGGCTGCACCGTGGTGCTCAAGCCGTCGGAGAACTCGCCGCTGTCCGCGTTGCTGCTCGGTCGGCTGGCGACCGAGGCCGGGCTGCCGCCGGGCGTACTCAACGTCGTCACCGGCGACGGGCCCACCGCAGGACGGGCGATCGGCCTCCACCCGGACGTCGACGTGCTGGCCTTCACCGGATCCACCGCCGTCGGGCGGCACTTCCTGCGGTACGCGGCCGACTCCAACCTCAAGCGCGTCTGGCTGGAGCTGGGCGGCAAGTCACCCAACATCATCCTCCCGGACGCACCCGACCTGGAGAAGGCCGCCGAAACCGCCGCCTGGGGCATCTTCTTCAACCAGGGCGAGATGTGCACGGCCCCTTCGCGGCTGCTCGTCCACTCCTCTGTTGCCGAGCGCGTGACGGACACCATCGTGGCGCGGGCCCGGGAACTACGGATCGGTGACCCGCTCGACCCGGCGACCGAGATGGGGGCGCTGGTCGGTGAGCGCCACCTGCGGCGCGTACTGGGGCACATCGGCACCGGCCTCAACGAGGGCGCTCGGCTGCGGGCCGGGGGCAGCCGCATACTCACCGACACCGGCGGCAGTTACCTGCAGCCCACCGTCTTCGACCACGTGGATCCGGGCATGCGGCTGGCCCGTGAGGAGATCTTCGGCCCCGTCCTGTCCGTGCTCACCTTCGACGACCTCGACGAGGCCGTCGCGCTCGCCAACGACACCGAGTACGGCCTGGCCGCCGGGCTGTGGACCTCCGACCTGTCCACCGCCCACCAGGTCTCGCGCGCGCTGAAGGCCGGCACGGTCTGGGTCAACTGCTACGAGGAGGGCGACCTCACCGTGCCCTTCGGCGGCGTGAAGCAGTCCGGCAACGGACGCGACAAGTCCGCCCACGCCATCGAGAAGTACACCGAACTCAAGACCACCTGGATCCAGCTGTGA
- a CDS encoding aminotransferase class V-fold PLP-dependent enzyme, whose product MPDLEPDEFRRQGHQLVDWVAQYRTSLPSLHVRPKVSPGSVKAQLPRELPEQPSQALGDDLIALLNDVVVPSSLHWQHPGFFGYFPANASLLSLLGDIASGGIGAQGMLWSTSPAGTEIEQVLLDGLADALGLGREFTFAGGGGGSLQDSASSASLAALLAALQRSNPDWREHGVDGTETVYVTAETHSSLAKAVRVAGLGARALRIVPFTQGTMSMSADALADMLAKDAAAGKRPVMVCPTVGTTGTGAIDPVRDVALAARAYEAWVHVDAAWAGVAALCPEFRWLLDGVNLVDSFCTDAHKWFYTAFDASFMWVRDARALPTALSITPEYLRNAATESGEVIDYRDWQVPLGRRMRALKIWSVVHGAGLEGLRESIRGHVAMANSLAGRIESESGFALATPPSLALVCMYLVDQEGRPDDAATKAAMEAVNAEGHSFLTHTSVNGHFAIRVAIGATTTLPDHIDTLWDSLRKAARQSGG is encoded by the coding sequence ATGCCTGATCTTGAGCCAGATGAATTCCGCCGCCAGGGCCACCAGTTGGTCGACTGGGTCGCCCAATACCGCACCTCGCTCCCTTCCCTGCACGTGCGGCCGAAGGTCTCACCGGGCTCCGTGAAGGCGCAGCTTCCTCGTGAACTGCCTGAGCAGCCGTCCCAGGCGCTGGGCGATGATCTCATCGCCTTGCTCAACGACGTGGTCGTCCCCTCGTCGCTCCACTGGCAGCACCCGGGCTTCTTCGGCTACTTCCCAGCGAACGCCTCCCTGCTGTCGCTCCTCGGTGACATCGCATCGGGCGGGATCGGAGCACAGGGAATGCTCTGGTCGACATCGCCGGCCGGGACGGAGATCGAGCAGGTCCTGCTCGACGGCCTGGCGGATGCCCTGGGCCTTGGTCGCGAGTTCACTTTCGCCGGAGGCGGAGGCGGTTCGCTGCAGGATTCGGCTTCGTCGGCATCGTTGGCCGCCCTGCTGGCTGCGCTGCAGCGCAGCAACCCGGACTGGCGCGAACACGGCGTGGACGGCACCGAGACGGTGTACGTCACTGCCGAGACCCACTCGTCACTGGCCAAGGCCGTGCGTGTGGCCGGGCTCGGCGCGCGAGCATTGCGGATCGTCCCCTTTACCCAGGGCACGATGTCCATGTCGGCGGATGCCCTGGCAGACATGCTGGCCAAGGACGCGGCCGCCGGAAAGAGGCCGGTCATGGTCTGTCCGACCGTGGGAACAACCGGCACGGGTGCCATCGACCCAGTGCGAGACGTCGCGCTGGCAGCGCGTGCGTACGAGGCGTGGGTGCACGTCGACGCCGCGTGGGCAGGAGTCGCGGCGTTGTGTCCCGAGTTCCGCTGGCTCCTGGACGGCGTGAACCTTGTCGACTCGTTCTGCACCGACGCACACAAGTGGTTCTACACCGCCTTCGACGCCTCGTTCATGTGGGTGAGGGATGCCCGAGCGCTGCCCACAGCGCTGTCCATCACACCGGAGTACCTGCGTAACGCTGCGACCGAATCGGGCGAAGTCATCGATTACCGCGACTGGCAGGTCCCGTTGGGCCGTCGTATGCGTGCGTTGAAGATCTGGTCGGTGGTGCACGGCGCCGGACTGGAAGGCCTGCGCGAAAGCATCCGCGGCCACGTCGCTATGGCCAACTCCTTGGCCGGCCGGATTGAGAGCGAGTCGGGCTTCGCCCTGGCCACCCCGCCATCACTGGCACTCGTATGTATGTACCTCGTCGACCAGGAAGGGCGCCCCGACGACGCCGCTACCAAGGCAGCAATGGAGGCGGTCAACGCCGAAGGGCATTCCTTCCTCACGCACACATCGGTCAACGGTCACTTCGCGATTCGCGTCGCCATCGGCGCGACGACGACGCTGCCCGACCACATCGACACCCTGTGGGACTCGCTTCGCAAAGCCGCTCGCCAGAGCGGTGGATGA
- a CDS encoding TetR/AcrR family transcriptional regulator, protein MPKIVDHDARREEIIEAVWRLVARRGFAALNMRDLAAEAGFTNGALARYFPTKAAILRAALERANAATEQRAARTIAGANGLNAFRKFCVEIMPLDDERLNEARVVIGFWNYAVADQELIGVYDQAISRWRDQMLSYLHTAAEAGEINPSCDLDAFLDLAMATLMGLQINAIFAARLTTPSRQLRILDGLIAGLQTGTS, encoded by the coding sequence ATGCCCAAGATCGTGGACCACGACGCGCGGCGTGAAGAGATCATCGAAGCCGTATGGCGCCTTGTCGCGCGGCGAGGGTTCGCGGCGCTGAACATGCGGGATCTCGCCGCCGAAGCTGGATTCACGAACGGTGCGCTCGCACGATACTTTCCCACCAAAGCAGCAATTCTGCGGGCCGCGCTGGAGCGCGCCAATGCGGCCACCGAGCAGCGGGCCGCCCGCACCATCGCCGGAGCCAACGGCCTGAACGCGTTCCGCAAGTTCTGCGTCGAGATCATGCCCCTGGACGACGAGCGTCTCAATGAGGCCCGCGTGGTCATCGGCTTCTGGAATTACGCGGTAGCCGATCAGGAACTGATCGGCGTCTACGACCAGGCGATATCGCGCTGGCGCGATCAGATGCTCTCGTATCTGCACACTGCGGCTGAAGCCGGAGAGATCAACCCATCCTGCGATCTCGATGCGTTCTTGGACCTTGCGATGGCCACGCTGATGGGACTCCAGATCAACGCGATCTTCGCGGCTCGCCTGACCACACCCTCCCGCCAGTTGCGGATACTCGACGGACTCATCGCGGGGTTGCAGACCGGCACCTCATGA
- a CDS encoding fumarylacetoacetate hydrolase family protein, with the protein MPEYRRVLLDGAAVETVRDGDELVAGDGRRVKIEDAQHLPPVVPSKVVAVHLNHRSRVDEFQIQLTPTPTYFHKPTSALNSHKGAIVRPEGCKWLNYEGEVAIVIGRTARNISPAEAGEYIAGYTVANDYGLHDFRDTDAGSMLRVKGSDTLCPLGPGLVTDWDFHGKYLRTYVNGEVVQDGSTDEMEWDMHYLVADIARTITLHPGDVLLSGTPANSRPVQPGDVVEVEVEGLGRLTNHIVTGPTPIRADVGAQPTESEEVLSTALGGDWEFRGIRSPRR; encoded by the coding sequence ATGCCCGAATACCGCCGTGTCCTCCTCGACGGAGCCGCCGTCGAGACCGTCCGTGACGGTGACGAACTCGTCGCCGGGGACGGCCGCCGGGTCAAGATCGAGGACGCCCAGCACCTGCCGCCGGTCGTGCCGTCCAAGGTCGTCGCCGTTCACCTCAACCACCGCAGCCGGGTCGACGAGTTCCAGATCCAGCTGACCCCGACGCCGACGTACTTCCACAAGCCGACCTCCGCCCTCAACTCCCACAAGGGCGCCATCGTCCGCCCCGAGGGCTGTAAGTGGCTCAACTACGAGGGAGAGGTGGCGATCGTCATCGGCCGGACCGCGCGCAACATCTCCCCTGCCGAGGCGGGCGAGTACATCGCGGGCTACACCGTCGCCAACGACTACGGCCTGCACGACTTCCGCGACACCGACGCCGGTTCGATGCTGCGGGTGAAGGGCTCCGACACCCTGTGTCCGCTCGGCCCGGGCCTGGTCACCGACTGGGACTTCCACGGCAAGTACCTGCGCACGTACGTCAACGGCGAGGTCGTCCAGGACGGTTCGACGGATGAGATGGAGTGGGACATGCACTACCTCGTCGCCGACATCGCGCGCACCATCACTCTCCACCCCGGCGACGTGCTGCTCTCCGGTACCCCGGCCAACTCCCGCCCTGTCCAGCCCGGTGACGTCGTCGAGGTCGAGGTCGAGGGCCTGGGGCGGCTCACCAACCACATCGTCACCGGCCCCACCCCGATCCGTGCGGACGTCGGAGCCCAGCCCACCGAATCGGAAGAGGTCCTGTCCACCGCGCTCGGCGGCGACTGGGAGTTCCGCGGTATCCGGTCCCCCAGGCGCTGA
- a CDS encoding gamma-glutamyl-gamma-aminobutyrate hydrolase family protein — protein MTTPARPLIAIPARFAASTSALRYAAEVNARALVEAVWRAGGEPATIHPAEPTAAGVAARLARFDGVLLPGGGDLSPYRYGATDTHDSVYDVDDLQDAFDLEVARQSIDLGLPLLAICRGLQVVNTALGGTLHQDMGGPDREHRHVVHPMAIRRGSLLEQATGAEKVEASCYHHQRVDRTGAGLTITARAADDTVEGLELPGVLGWFAAVQWHPEDTALEDPAQQGLFDALVGAARDRH, from the coding sequence GTGACGACGCCCGCGCGACCGCTGATCGCGATCCCCGCCCGCTTCGCCGCCTCCACCTCCGCCCTGCGCTACGCCGCCGAGGTCAACGCCCGCGCGCTGGTCGAGGCGGTCTGGCGGGCCGGCGGTGAACCGGCCACCATCCACCCCGCCGAGCCCACCGCCGCCGGCGTGGCCGCCCGCCTCGCCCGCTTCGACGGCGTCCTCCTCCCCGGCGGCGGCGATCTCTCCCCGTACCGCTACGGCGCGACCGACACCCACGACAGCGTGTACGACGTCGACGACCTCCAGGACGCCTTCGACCTGGAAGTCGCCCGCCAGTCCATCGACCTGGGCCTGCCCCTGCTCGCGATCTGCCGCGGCCTCCAGGTCGTCAACACCGCCCTCGGCGGCACCCTCCACCAGGACATGGGCGGTCCGGACCGCGAGCACCGACATGTCGTGCACCCGATGGCGATCCGGCGCGGTTCGCTGCTGGAACAGGCCACCGGCGCCGAGAAGGTGGAGGCATCCTGCTACCACCACCAGCGGGTCGACCGTACGGGCGCCGGCCTCACGATTACCGCCCGGGCCGCCGACGACACGGTGGAAGGGCTCGAACTGCCCGGAGTTCTCGGCTGGTTCGCCGCGGTCCAGTGGCACCCCGAGGACACCGCCCTCGAAGACCCCGCCCAGCAGGGACTGTTCGACGCCCTTGTAGGCGCCGCACGCGACCGCCATTGA
- a CDS encoding 3,4-dihydroxyphenylacetate 2,3-dioxygenase, translating to MGEIVGAGLLAHVPTIVLPEGDRLELNQGKEITLVTGLRQLREDVFDSDDYDTVVVLDSHWATTVEFVVTAQRRRAGLFTSEELPRGMCRMPYDFPGDPELAHNIARFADKHGTWVTAIDDEYLPIYYATINLWKFLGEGLPDKRWVTIGVCQTGDMEDHLRLGRALADGIAATPGRRVLLIASGALSHTFWPLRELRDHESSDPGHIFTSEARDADYERIAWFKEGRHGKVLDTMDEFWKYKPEARFYHYLMMAGALGEQACVAEARQYGEYENSIGTGQVHLWFDRPAEGWTGTGAPASASPRTPHSRS from the coding sequence ATGGGTGAAATCGTCGGGGCGGGTCTGCTCGCCCACGTCCCCACCATCGTGCTGCCGGAGGGGGACCGGCTCGAGCTGAACCAGGGCAAGGAGATCACCCTCGTCACCGGCTTGCGACAGCTCCGCGAGGACGTCTTCGACAGTGACGACTACGACACCGTCGTGGTCCTGGACTCGCACTGGGCCACCACCGTCGAGTTCGTCGTCACCGCCCAGCGGCGCAGGGCCGGACTGTTCACCTCCGAGGAACTGCCGCGCGGCATGTGCCGGATGCCGTACGACTTCCCGGGTGATCCCGAACTGGCCCACAACATCGCCCGGTTCGCCGACAAGCACGGCACCTGGGTCACCGCGATCGACGACGAGTACCTCCCGATCTACTACGCCACCATCAACCTGTGGAAGTTCCTCGGCGAGGGGCTGCCGGACAAGCGATGGGTGACCATCGGCGTCTGCCAGACCGGTGACATGGAGGACCACCTGCGGCTCGGCCGCGCCCTGGCGGACGGTATCGCCGCCACGCCTGGCCGCCGCGTGCTGCTGATCGCCTCCGGAGCGCTGTCGCACACCTTCTGGCCGCTGCGCGAGCTTCGCGACCACGAGTCGAGCGACCCCGGCCACATCTTCACGTCCGAGGCCCGCGATGCCGACTACGAGCGCATCGCCTGGTTCAAGGAGGGCCGCCACGGCAAGGTCCTCGACACCATGGACGAGTTCTGGAAGTACAAGCCCGAGGCCCGCTTCTACCACTACCTGATGATGGCCGGCGCCCTCGGCGAGCAGGCATGCGTCGCCGAGGCACGTCAGTACGGCGAGTACGAGAACTCCATCGGCACCGGCCAGGTCCACCTCTGGTTCGACCGCCCGGCCGAGGGCTGGACCGGCACCGGCGCGCCCGCGTCCGCCTCTCCGCGCACCCCGCACAGCCGCTCCTAG